The genome window AAGATTGAATTCAGAAAAAGGATATTACGAAAATGGAAATATAAAGTGGGAGTCTACAAGTTATAAAGATGGAAAATTACATGGATTGAGCAGAATTTATTATGAAAGTGGACAGCTTAAAATGGAAACTAATTATAAAAATGGGCAGAAAGATGGCATAGAGAAAGGATATCATAAAAATGGAAAAATATTAGGAGAACTGAGTTATAAAAAAAACAGCTTACATGGAATAGCAAAATTTTATGATAAAAATGGTAATTTAGAGCATGAACAAAACTATAAAGAAGATATACTTCATGGAACAGAAAGAATATATGAAGATGGAAAAGTAATTTTAGAAAGAGAATACAAAGATGGAGAGATTGTATCAAGTAAAAATTTAAAAAAATAAATTATTATAATATAAACAATAAAGAATGGTTTAAAAAATAGGAATTTTCCTCTTTAATAGACCATTCTTTAATTTATATGTCTCAATTAGAAAAATTTTTTAGTAAATAATTAAACTTTTAATTAAAATATTAGAAAGTATAATTTATTCCAACTGAAAAGTTTCTTCCAGCTGCTGGTGAATATTGACGTGTATTATTTCTATAATATCCAACATAATCTTCATAATGTTTATCAAATAGATTATTAATTCTAGCAGTTAATGCTACTCCATTTTCAAATTTATAGTTTGCAGATAAATCAACTGTTGAATAATCTCCACAATCTTTTGGTCTAACATTTTCAGGATCATCTGAATCATAATAATTTCCATAGTAAACAACATCTGCATTTAAATTCAGATTATCATTATATTTATAATTAACTGCAAAACCTAATTTCCAATTTGGAACCATAGGAATTTCTTTATTTTTTCTTGATTCAAAATCAGAATCAACAATTTTATGATTTATATATGTTACTGATTCAGTAAAAGTAAATTTGCCTAAATATTGTTCTGATAAAAGTTCCACTCCAATTCTTCTTGTATCTCCCATATTGTAATATGGAAAATTAGTTTCACTAGGCTCATCAGAATCAATAGTTCCTTGATAATAAATTTCTCCATCAGTTTTTTTGTAGAAAGTAGAAAGACTGAAATAAATATCTCCTATAAAATCTTTTATTCCTAGCTCAAAAGTATGTTGAGTTTGAGAATCTAATTTAGAAGCATTTACAGTATAGTTCATCTCTCGTATTAATGGTGTTCTAAAATCTCTTGATAATTTTCCATAGATCATTCCAGTATCTGAATAATCATATTTTAATTCTAAAGTTGCAGCATAATTTTTATACTCTTGATCTCCAGCTTCTCCTTTTTTATCAGCAGGAATAGGATTATTTGTAGACCAATAATAGTCATATTTAGCTATATTATATCTAAATCCCTGTCCAAAAGTTAATTTTCCAAATTTAAGTTCATTCATTATGAACATTCCATAATCATCTTTTACAGACTTTTTACCTGTATATTTTCCAGTTGCTAATGCTTTATCAGTTTCCTGCAGGTAGTCCAATCCAGCTATAAAATAATTTTCTTCCATATATTTATGTTTTATTTGTGTTTTTATATATTTTTTTTCATAATCTCCAGTTTTAAGTTTAGTTCTTTTATTAGTAGTATCCTTTGTATATAAATTTGCATAAGTTAGAAATTCTGTATTTTCCCCTATATTTTGTCTATAGTTAACATACCAATCATCTGATTTTGTATAAGTCCTAGTTCCAAATCTTCCTTTTGAAGATAGATGAATTTGATCTCTATCCTCATTATAATCAGACTCATCTAAATCTCCTCCATCAGCACGATACTTTTCATTTCTAGTATATTTTACTTTTAAATCTGCATTATCAAACTTATATTTAGTATCAAAAGAAATTTCTTTAGTTCTGCTTGTAAGTTTTCCTATATCATCATCGTCTCTCCAGCTATTTATTTTAGACCTTGAATAATCTACTTTTAAAGCTAATTTATCAGTAGCCTTTACACTTGAAGAAACTCCATATTTCCAGATATTTTTTTATCACTATCTTTTCCAAAAATATTTTTAGAAAG of Fusobacterium sp. contains these proteins:
- a CDS encoding toxin-antitoxin system YwqK family antitoxin → MKKVLGVLLLSIIIFTVAFSSDRSEEYFNVETKEDNLLYKKEESEPYSGTVIIKDEGKIIKKQIYDKGRLNSEKGYYENGNIKWESTSYKDGKLHGLSRIYYESGQLKMETNYKNGQKDGIEKGYHKNGKILGELSYKKNSLHGIAKFYDKNGNLEHEQNYKEDILHGTERIYEDGKVILEREYKDGEIVSSKNLKK
- a CDS encoding TonB-dependent receptor, encoding MWKYGVSSSVKATDKLALKVDYSRSKINSWRDDDDIGKLTSRTKEISFDTKYKFDNADLKVKYTRNEKYRADGGDLDESDYNEDRDQIHLSSKGRFGTRTYTKSDDWYVNYRQNIGENTEFLTYANLYTKDTTNKRTKLKTGDYEKKYIKTQIKHKYMEENYFIAGLDYLQETDKALATGKYTGKKSVKDDYGMFIMNELKFGKLTFGQGFRYNIAKYDYYWSTNNPIPADKKGEAGDQEYKNYAATLELKYDYSDTGMIYGKLSRDFRTPLIREMNYTVNASKLDSQTQHTFELGIKDFIGDIYFSLSTFYKKTDGEIYYQGTIDSDEPSETNFPYYNMGDTRRIGVELLSEQYLGKFTFTESVTYINHKIVDSDFESRKNKEIPMVPNWKLGFAVNYKYNDNLNLNADVVYYGNYYDSDDPENVRPKDCGDYSTVDLSANYKFENGVALTARINNLFDKHYEDYVGYYRNNTRQYSPAAGRNFSVGINYTF